In Nicotiana tabacum cultivar K326 chromosome 19, ASM71507v2, whole genome shotgun sequence, one DNA window encodes the following:
- the LOC142173404 gene encoding uncharacterized protein LOC142173404 encodes MKKNTKAKKILICGLGPDEYNKISACSNANEIWDTLQTAHEGTNQVKRLRNELLLRNYELFSIKESEPIHEMMTRFTIIINELKSLGKVFTYEELVSKVLRILPASWGSKVTAI; translated from the coding sequence atgaagaagaatacAAAGGCCAAGAAGATCCTCATCTGTGGACTTGGTCCTGATGAGTACAACAAGATATCTGCATGCTCTAATGCAAATGAGATCTGGGATACACTTCAAACTGCTCATGAAGGAACAAACCAAGTGAAGAGATTAAGGAATGAACTGCTTTTGAGGAACTATGAGCTCTTCTCCATAAAGGAGTCTGAACCCATCCATGAGATGATGACTAGGTTTACCATAATAATAAATGAACTGAAATCACTTGGAAAGGTATTCACTTATGAAGAATTGGTTAGCAAGGTTCTAAGGATTCTCCCAGCTTCATGGGGATCAAAAGTCACAGCCATCTAG